Proteins co-encoded in one Metabacillus sp. KUDC1714 genomic window:
- a CDS encoding TOMM precursor leader peptide-binding protein: MKVSAVLLVVGEGLLADLFCTELSSEYLIVRQTHFDSVESETIDLALVLQDEWNPSIHQIAEDVFRASNTPWLRSFVSFGEGIIGPLVQPGIPGCSQCADLRRVLTGSHRKEMWQMQKNLEASGKTQQEAWTSRTGFSQMVQLLKAEVQMLIQGKQTLSEKRLGFINLKTLKISWHSFLPVPLCTVCSSIPDDSPDLARISLQKSPKVSMESYRTRSLDDLKNVLGKDYLDSRSGLLNDKMYNLVPPFADVSVNLPLFEGDEGTAGRTNSYAVSELTAILEGLERYCGLKPRGKRSVVYDCYHNIKDQALNPQLVGVHEEEQYQHPGFPFDKFDPDRPMKWVWGYSFLQERPILVPELLAYYSLGCGSRGFVYETSNGCALGGSLEEAIFYGIMEVVERDSFLMTWYAKLSLPRLDPYSAEDEELLLMIDRMRVVGGYDLYLYNSTMEHGIPSIVALAKNRKQKGLNLICAAGAHLDPVRAVKTAVHELAGMMLTLDEKYEANKEEYVRMLHDSTFVQQMDDHGMLYGLPQAEERLNFLLNNNSPIKSFNEEFKWRSNHVDLTDDLQDILQALRNVNLDVIVIDQTTPEIKRNGLHCVKVLIPGMVPMTFGHHLKRVSGLERILRVPLELGYTTESLIREKLNPLPHPFP; this comes from the coding sequence ATGAAGGTGAGTGCTGTTTTGTTGGTTGTTGGTGAGGGCTTGTTAGCAGACCTTTTTTGTACAGAACTGTCCTCAGAATATCTGATTGTTCGCCAGACTCATTTTGATTCAGTCGAATCAGAAACCATTGATTTGGCATTGGTCCTGCAAGATGAATGGAATCCTTCTATTCATCAAATCGCAGAAGACGTGTTTCGAGCAAGCAACACCCCTTGGCTGCGAAGCTTTGTTTCATTTGGAGAAGGTATTATTGGGCCTTTGGTTCAACCTGGAATTCCAGGTTGCTCTCAATGTGCTGATCTACGACGCGTCCTAACAGGAAGTCATCGTAAAGAGATGTGGCAGATGCAGAAAAATTTAGAGGCCTCTGGAAAAACACAACAGGAAGCATGGACATCACGTACAGGGTTTTCACAGATGGTTCAACTCCTTAAAGCAGAGGTTCAGATGCTAATACAAGGGAAACAAACTCTATCAGAGAAAAGACTCGGTTTCATCAACCTAAAAACATTGAAGATTTCATGGCATTCCTTCCTGCCTGTCCCTCTATGTACTGTATGTAGTTCTATACCTGACGATTCACCGGATTTAGCCCGAATTTCCCTTCAAAAAAGTCCGAAAGTCAGCATGGAAAGTTACCGAACTCGTTCATTAGATGATCTGAAAAACGTGTTAGGTAAAGACTATCTTGATTCTCGATCTGGCCTGCTTAATGATAAGATGTATAACCTCGTGCCTCCATTTGCTGATGTAAGTGTAAATTTACCTTTGTTTGAGGGGGATGAAGGAACTGCCGGCCGTACAAATTCCTACGCGGTAAGTGAATTAACGGCCATTTTAGAAGGATTAGAACGATACTGCGGTCTAAAGCCCCGCGGCAAACGATCAGTGGTATATGATTGTTACCATAATATAAAAGATCAAGCCTTAAATCCTCAATTGGTTGGTGTACATGAAGAAGAACAATATCAACACCCGGGCTTTCCCTTTGATAAATTTGATCCTGATCGTCCCATGAAATGGGTATGGGGCTATTCTTTTTTACAGGAGCGACCAATTCTCGTTCCAGAGTTACTTGCCTATTATAGTTTGGGTTGCGGGTCAAGGGGCTTTGTCTATGAAACTTCAAACGGATGCGCACTAGGAGGAAGTTTAGAAGAGGCCATTTTTTACGGCATTATGGAAGTGGTCGAGCGTGATTCGTTTCTTATGACCTGGTATGCAAAATTGTCTTTACCACGTCTTGACCCATACTCTGCTGAAGATGAAGAACTATTGTTGATGATTGACCGGATGAGAGTAGTTGGAGGATATGACCTTTATTTATATAACTCTACAATGGAACATGGAATCCCAAGCATTGTAGCATTGGCAAAAAACAGAAAGCAAAAAGGGTTGAATCTAATCTGTGCAGCAGGGGCTCATTTGGATCCGGTGCGGGCTGTGAAAACCGCTGTTCATGAGCTGGCTGGCATGATGTTAACACTTGATGAGAAATATGAAGCAAACAAAGAGGAATATGTGCGAATGTTACATGATTCCACCTTCGTACAACAGATGGATGACCATGGCATGTTGTATGGCTTACCACAAGCAGAAGAGCGCCTAAATTTTTTACTTAACAATAACTCTCCGATTAAATCGTTTAACGAGGAATTCAAGTGGAGATCGAACCATGTTGACCTTACCGATGATCTTCAAGACATACTACAAGCGTTACGGAACGTAAACTTGGATGTCATTGTCATTGATCAAACGACACCGGAAATCAAACGAAACGGATTACATTGTGTAAAAGTGCTGATTCCTGGGATGGTGCCAATGACCTTTGGACATCATCTAAAGCGCGTATCAGGTTTAGAAAGGATATTACGTGTCCCTCTGGAACTGGGTTATACGACAGAATCACTGATACGTGAAAAACTTAATCCACTTCCACACCCGTTTCCATAA
- a CDS encoding putative thiazole-containing bacteriocin maturation protein, with amino-acid sequence MTNLYPSMRLKVKRDTFFLPEANSGVYFRNNVSSFRMEGSMIDKWVEKLIPMFNGEHTLESLTNGLPGQYRDRVYEIAETLYQNGFVKDVSRDQPYQLTEQVLKKYASQIEFVDSFVESAAFRFQTYRQAKAMAIGSGAMFVSLVSALLDSGLPKFQILITDRNQTNIQRLQDLVAHARTTDPEVEVEEISLTSWKEIVEPFDYILYVSQEGNVEELKLLHRICREKKKVFIPALCLQQIGMAGPFVLPSSENCWESAWRRLHRSELYKKNQISKFSTTAGAMLANLIVFELFKNITGVTEREQNNQYFLLDLETLEGNWNNFIPHPFVTGHPLVRLVDDYDARIKRESERQETGKLLLFFNKLTSEATGIFHTWDEGDLLQLPLAQCRVQPIDPLSDGPAELLKCMICSGLTHEEARREAGLSGIEAYGNRITTLLDLPSQVQVGAGETFTESVCRGLQKYLVQVMKIKQPNKTVTLSRVQLSTVEDERCRYYLKALSTIQSDPIIGLGEEVSGFPVVWIGTKNGWYGSVDINITFALRKALQLALFNLQNHEDPLTSQGLVVSSVLLEEKAPQLINIPDCDDQKHSVLLQSAKEVLDRNGKQLVIFELEPEPILKEGLAGIFGVVVREEE; translated from the coding sequence ATGACGAATTTGTACCCTTCTATGCGTCTGAAGGTGAAAAGGGACACGTTTTTTCTCCCTGAAGCCAACAGCGGTGTATATTTTCGGAATAATGTAAGTTCGTTTCGTATGGAAGGCAGTATGATAGATAAGTGGGTTGAAAAATTGATACCGATGTTCAATGGAGAACACACCTTGGAGAGTTTGACAAACGGATTACCGGGCCAATATCGTGATCGAGTGTACGAAATTGCGGAAACATTGTATCAAAATGGATTTGTGAAAGATGTAAGTCGAGACCAGCCATATCAATTGACTGAACAGGTTCTAAAAAAGTATGCTTCACAAATTGAATTTGTTGATAGTTTTGTAGAGTCCGCCGCCTTTCGATTTCAGACTTATCGTCAGGCAAAAGCAATGGCAATTGGTTCAGGAGCTATGTTTGTTTCATTGGTCTCAGCATTACTTGATTCCGGGTTACCAAAGTTTCAAATATTAATCACAGATAGGAATCAGACGAATATACAGCGGCTGCAGGATCTCGTAGCACATGCCCGAACAACAGATCCGGAGGTGGAGGTAGAGGAGATCTCACTAACTTCTTGGAAGGAGATTGTGGAGCCGTTTGATTATATTTTGTATGTGTCACAAGAGGGAAATGTAGAGGAGCTAAAACTTCTACATAGGATTTGTAGAGAAAAAAAGAAGGTGTTTATCCCCGCTTTGTGTTTACAACAGATTGGAATGGCGGGTCCTTTCGTTTTACCAAGCTCAGAGAATTGTTGGGAATCTGCATGGCGCCGACTGCATCGATCGGAACTTTATAAAAAAAATCAAATTTCTAAATTTTCTACCACAGCCGGTGCTATGCTGGCCAATCTAATTGTATTTGAATTGTTTAAAAACATTACCGGAGTGACGGAAAGGGAACAGAATAATCAATACTTTTTACTGGATTTAGAAACGTTGGAAGGAAACTGGAATAATTTCATTCCACATCCATTTGTGACTGGACATCCATTAGTTAGACTGGTAGACGATTATGATGCACGAATAAAACGAGAATCGGAAAGACAAGAAACGGGCAAATTACTTCTTTTTTTCAACAAGTTAACATCAGAGGCAACAGGGATTTTTCATACTTGGGATGAGGGAGATTTGCTTCAACTTCCGTTAGCTCAGTGCCGAGTCCAACCGATCGACCCATTGTCTGATGGACCTGCTGAGTTGTTGAAATGTATGATCTGTTCAGGACTGACGCACGAGGAGGCTAGAAGGGAAGCTGGTTTATCTGGAATTGAAGCATATGGAAATCGAATAACTACCTTACTCGATCTGCCATCACAAGTTCAAGTTGGAGCAGGTGAAACATTTACCGAAAGTGTATGCCGAGGACTACAGAAGTATTTAGTACAGGTGATGAAAATAAAACAGCCAAACAAAACGGTTACTCTATCTCGAGTCCAGTTGAGTACGGTAGAAGATGAAAGATGCAGATATTATTTAAAGGCATTATCTACGATCCAGAGTGACCCAATTATTGGATTAGGAGAGGAAGTATCTGGCTTTCCTGTCGTATGGATTGGTACGAAAAATGGATGGTATGGAAGTGTAGATATTAATATAACATTTGCGTTAAGAAAAGCATTGCAACTGGCTCTTTTTAACCTGCAAAACCATGAAGATCCCTTAACGTCCCAAGGCTTAGTTGTATCATCAGTGCTACTTGAGGAAAAAGCACCACAACTAATAAATATTCCTGATTGTGATGATCAGAAACATTCTGTGCTTTTGCAATCTGCTAAGGAAGTATTGGATCGGAACGGAAAGCAACTAGTCATTTTTGAACTTGAACCAGAACCAATTTTAAAAGAAGGTTTAGCAGGGATATTTGGAGTTGTGGTTCGAGAGGAGGAATGA
- a CDS encoding heterocycloanthracin/sonorensin family bacteriocin gives MNDFQHDLQKLNLGDYQATQAVPYDPNQYYNDDERLYFGIGSILRCFSCFSCYSCYSCYSCFSCFNCHNCSGRCGGGGRCGGGRCGGGGRCSDGNRCGGGGRCGGR, from the coding sequence ATGAATGACTTTCAACATGATCTCCAGAAGTTAAATCTCGGAGATTATCAAGCTACTCAGGCCGTACCTTATGACCCAAACCAATACTATAATGATGATGAAAGGCTTTACTTTGGTATCGGAAGTATTCTTCGCTGTTTTAGCTGCTTTAGTTGTTACAGCTGTTACAGCTGTTACAGTTGTTTTAGCTGTTTCAACTGCCATAATTGCAGCGGTCGCTGTGGTGGTGGAGGTCGTTGTGGCGGTGGCCGTTGCGGTGGTGGAGGCCGTTGTAGTGACGGTAATCGTTGTGGCGGCGGAGGTCGCTGCGGAGGCAGATAG
- a CDS encoding SDR family NAD(P)-dependent oxidoreductase yields the protein MKKHGKGRIINITSIAAKNGGGVGSIAYAASKGGVSTLTKGLAKDLIEYNILVNAIAPGVISTPFHDKYSTLEQRAKMVEQIPMGREGTPEETVGSILFLASKHANYITGEIIEVNGGQLMS from the coding sequence ATGAAAAAGCATGGAAAAGGTAGAATTATTAATATTACTTCTATCGCGGCAAAAAATGGAGGGGGAGTAGGTAGTATTGCATATGCAGCATCAAAAGGTGGAGTAAGCACATTAACAAAAGGTTTAGCTAAAGATTTAATTGAATATAATATTTTGGTTAATGCAATTGCTCCGGGAGTAATTTCAACCCCATTCCATGACAAGTATTCTACATTAGAACAAAGGGCAAAAATGGTGGAACAGATTCCAATGGGAAGAGAAGGAACCCCTGAAGAGACTGTAGGTTCTATTTTATTTTTAGCATCAAAACATGCTAATTATATAACTGGAGAAATAATAGAGGTTAATGGCGGACAGTTAATGAGCTAG
- a CDS encoding SDR family NAD(P)-dependent oxidoreductase, whose translation MDSFKGQVIWITGSSTGIGRAAALEFSENGADVIVHANHNIDKAQYLYIS comes from the coding sequence GTGGATTCATTTAAAGGTCAAGTTATATGGATTACTGGAAGCAGCACAGGTATCGGAAGAGCTGCAGCTTTAGAATTTTCTGAAAACGGAGCAGATGTTATTGTTCATGCAAACCATAACATTGATAAGGCACAATATCTGTATATCTCGTAA
- a CDS encoding TRAP transporter large permease, translated as MALIVVLSVLLILFLLNVPIAFALIVSTAVYFFFIDNFSSSILIQRMVGGIESVPLLAIIFFITAGILMNYTGITTRMLRFAQILTSRLPGSLAQVNVVLSTLMGGLSGSNIADAAMQSKILVPEMVKKGYSRSFATVLTAATSLITPIIPPGIALIMYGYVGNISIGSLFMAGVLPGIVLCIIFMIYVHFYSKKHKLETDNKEHFTAKDLLLSFKDAFFALLLPVIIIGGIRLGIFSATEAGAIAVFYALFLGLVIYREMKLKQLVRALVDTVYTSASIIIIIAAGSAFAWVLTLEQVPQKMTALMVTNVSSPILFFLVVIVFLLVVGMFIEGNVSIIILTPLFMPMLAQYGIDPVHFGIFFIICISIGTMTPPLGTIMFTTCSITGTKIEDFIKSSIPFLIILIIAALLIAFVPSISLWLPTTFK; from the coding sequence GTGGCTTTAATTGTCGTACTATCTGTTCTTCTAATTTTGTTCTTACTAAACGTACCAATAGCTTTTGCACTAATAGTGAGTACCGCGGTATATTTCTTTTTTATTGATAATTTTTCAAGTTCTATTTTGATACAACGCATGGTCGGGGGAATTGAATCTGTTCCTCTTTTAGCGATTATTTTCTTTATTACTGCGGGTATTTTAATGAATTACACCGGAATTACAACTAGAATGTTAAGATTTGCTCAAATTTTAACGAGTCGATTACCAGGTTCATTAGCACAGGTAAATGTAGTTTTAAGTACGCTTATGGGTGGATTATCCGGCTCAAATATAGCAGATGCTGCCATGCAATCAAAGATCTTAGTTCCTGAAATGGTAAAAAAGGGATATAGTCGTTCATTTGCAACTGTTTTAACAGCTGCAACCTCATTAATAACACCGATTATCCCACCAGGAATTGCCTTAATTATGTATGGGTATGTTGGTAATATTTCAATTGGTTCATTATTTATGGCAGGAGTTTTACCAGGAATTGTTTTATGTATCATTTTCATGATCTATGTTCATTTTTATTCAAAAAAACATAAACTTGAAACGGACAATAAAGAACATTTTACAGCGAAAGACCTATTACTATCTTTTAAAGATGCTTTTTTTGCCCTATTGTTACCAGTTATTATTATCGGAGGAATTCGATTAGGGATATTTAGTGCAACAGAGGCAGGAGCGATTGCTGTATTTTATGCGTTATTCCTAGGTTTAGTCATCTATCGTGAAATGAAACTAAAACAACTGGTACGTGCACTTGTCGATACGGTTTATACTTCAGCTTCCATTATCATTATTATAGCTGCGGGCTCTGCTTTTGCTTGGGTCTTAACGTTAGAGCAAGTACCACAAAAAATGACAGCGTTAATGGTGACAAATGTATCATCACCAATTCTGTTTTTCCTAGTTGTTATTGTTTTTCTATTAGTAGTGGGGATGTTTATTGAAGGAAATGTATCGATTATTATCCTAACCCCGTTATTCATGCCGATGCTTGCGCAATACGGAATTGATCCAGTACATTTTGGTATTTTCTTTATCATTTGTATTAGTATAGGAACAATGACACCACCACTTGGTACGATCATGTTCACTACGTGTTCGATTACTGGAACTAAAATTGAAGATTTTATTAAAAGCAGTATACCTTTCTTAATTATTTTAATCATCGCAGCATTGTTAATTGCGTTTGTTCCTAGTATTTCTCTTTGGCTACCAACTACTTTTAAATAA
- a CDS encoding TRAP transporter small permease, which produces MIKKIFDPIDDIIATLALAVIISLTVINVFLRFVLNSPVAWAEEISVGLFIWLVFVGMSSAMKRDNHIGVDYFVNKMPRPLKISAIIIRALAIYAALIYVLIYLGSSLTAQAHSKVTPILAISYQYIDIAVPIGGVLTAIHFTRLLIQSLKAELKKEGGE; this is translated from the coding sequence ATGATTAAAAAGATATTTGATCCCATTGATGATATTATTGCAACACTCGCACTCGCTGTTATTATCTCTCTTACTGTTATAAATGTTTTTTTACGGTTTGTCTTAAATAGTCCTGTTGCATGGGCTGAAGAAATTTCAGTAGGACTATTTATTTGGCTTGTTTTTGTTGGGATGAGTTCGGCCATGAAACGTGATAACCATATTGGAGTCGATTATTTTGTAAATAAAATGCCACGTCCTCTAAAAATTTCCGCCATCATTATTAGGGCCCTCGCCATTTATGCAGCCCTTATCTATGTATTAATCTATCTTGGAAGCAGTTTAACAGCACAAGCTCACAGTAAGGTCACACCAATATTAGCAATTAGCTACCAATATATTGATATTGCTGTACCAATTGGGGGGGTTCTAACAGCTATTCATTTTACCCGATTACTCATTCAAAGTCTAAAAGCTGAGCTAAAAAAAGAAGGGGGAGAATAA
- a CDS encoding C4-dicarboxylate TRAP transporter substrate-binding protein, whose amino-acid sequence MKKSLLAVLMVFLLMIANACSSGTTSGKSSSSSSSDGDTKKEKIEINVAYGNQPGEPIDQQANKWKELAAEASDGQIVLNLYPSSQLGAEKDVVEQAKMGNNVIVMAGYDFLMDYVPDAGILTAPYLTENLDDLVYLTTTDWFAGLTDKLREQDIEIVNGNTAYGVRHLMTNEKVTTPEELAGLKIRVPNNQMSIKTFEALGATATPTPLGDLYTSLQQGLIDGAENPLPVLQGVKAQEISKHLSLTGHQKFITSWIAGTGFIESLPADVVEILKETGNEAAEYGRTVLEEQTDNVLEEFKNEGVEVHEIDIAPFKAKVGSVYEAFPDWTPGLYEEIQKLLENKQ is encoded by the coding sequence ATGAAAAAATCATTATTAGCAGTTTTAATGGTATTTTTATTGATGATTGCAAATGCATGTTCTTCAGGTACAACTTCAGGAAAATCGAGTTCTTCCTCATCAAGTGATGGAGATACTAAAAAAGAAAAAATTGAAATTAATGTTGCATATGGTAACCAACCAGGTGAGCCAATTGATCAACAAGCAAATAAGTGGAAGGAATTAGCTGCTGAAGCAAGTGATGGGCAAATCGTATTAAATCTTTATCCAAGTTCGCAACTAGGTGCTGAAAAGGATGTTGTAGAACAGGCAAAAATGGGTAATAACGTCATTGTTATGGCTGGTTATGACTTTTTAATGGATTATGTTCCAGATGCAGGTATTCTTACAGCTCCATACTTAACTGAAAATTTAGATGACTTAGTATACTTAACAACTACTGATTGGTTTGCAGGTTTAACAGATAAATTAAGAGAACAAGATATTGAAATTGTAAACGGTAACACAGCATATGGTGTTCGTCATTTAATGACAAATGAAAAAGTAACAACCCCAGAGGAGTTAGCTGGATTAAAGATTCGTGTACCTAATAACCAAATGTCCATTAAAACATTTGAGGCTTTAGGCGCAACGGCAACACCAACTCCACTTGGTGATTTATATACTTCATTACAACAAGGTTTAATTGATGGTGCTGAAAACCCACTTCCTGTTTTACAAGGTGTAAAAGCACAAGAAATCTCTAAACATTTATCTTTAACTGGTCACCAAAAATTCATTACATCTTGGATTGCAGGAACAGGCTTTATCGAATCATTACCAGCTGATGTAGTAGAAATCTTAAAAGAAACTGGAAATGAAGCTGCAGAATATGGACGTACTGTATTAGAAGAACAAACAGATAATGTGTTAGAAGAATTTAAAAACGAGGGTGTAGAAGTTCATGAAATAGATATTGCACCTTTTAAAGCAAAAGTAGGTAGCGTGTATGAAGCGTTTCCAGATTGGACTCCAGGTTTATATGAGGAAATCCAAAAGTTACTTGAAAATAAACAATAA
- a CDS encoding UxaA family hydrolase: METNNEGKFLGYRRHDGKVGVRNHVLILPTITCATQAAKQITELVHGTVSFIHQHGCAQVGVDYEQTFRTYVGLGTNPNVYGVIVLGLGCETHQARSVASEIAKTGKRVETVSIQDYGGTLSAIAEGAKAATKLVQEASAQMREWCDFSELIIGTECGGSDACSGLSANPAVGVVSDMIVEKGGTAILAETTELIGAEHLLAKRAKNERVAKRAYEIIKAMENRSILMGVDIRTGNPSPGNIKGGLSSLEEKSLGAANKAGKSQLNEIIDYAEAPTEKGLVWMDTPGHDIEQLTGMVAGGAQVVLFTSGRGTPTGSPIAPVIKISTNTPMFERMSENMDLDAGSIIDGKETVEDVGKRIFDEIGMVCSGKLTKAEILKQHDFGIWRIGPTF, from the coding sequence TTGGAAACTAACAATGAAGGTAAATTTTTAGGATATAGACGACACGATGGAAAAGTAGGGGTAAGAAATCATGTGCTAATATTACCAACAATAACTTGCGCTACACAGGCGGCAAAACAAATTACTGAACTTGTACATGGAACAGTATCTTTTATCCATCAACATGGTTGTGCTCAAGTCGGAGTAGATTATGAACAAACTTTCCGTACATATGTAGGATTAGGAACTAACCCAAATGTTTATGGTGTCATAGTTTTAGGATTAGGCTGTGAAACACACCAAGCTAGGAGTGTCGCAAGTGAAATTGCTAAAACAGGTAAACGTGTTGAAACAGTATCAATTCAAGATTATGGTGGTACTTTATCGGCTATTGCTGAAGGTGCAAAAGCAGCTACTAAACTAGTACAGGAAGCTTCCGCTCAAATGAGAGAATGGTGTGATTTTAGTGAATTAATTATTGGAACAGAATGTGGCGGCTCTGATGCATGCTCAGGATTATCAGCAAATCCTGCAGTTGGTGTAGTGAGCGATATGATTGTAGAAAAGGGAGGAACTGCAATCTTAGCTGAAACGACTGAATTAATAGGAGCAGAACATTTACTTGCTAAACGTGCAAAGAATGAAAGAGTTGCTAAACGTGCATATGAAATTATTAAAGCGATGGAAAACCGATCAATTCTAATGGGTGTTGATATAAGAACAGGAAATCCAAGTCCTGGAAACATAAAAGGTGGATTGAGCTCATTAGAAGAGAAATCTTTAGGGGCTGCAAACAAGGCTGGAAAAAGTCAATTAAATGAGATCATAGATTACGCTGAAGCTCCAACGGAAAAAGGGTTGGTTTGGATGGATACGCCTGGTCATGATATCGAACAATTAACGGGTATGGTTGCTGGTGGTGCTCAAGTTGTTTTGTTTACAAGTGGAAGAGGAACACCTACTGGTTCACCGATTGCTCCAGTTATTAAAATATCTACGAATACACCAATGTTTGAAAGAATGTCAGAAAATATGGATCTTGATGCTGGTTCTATCATTGATGGCAAAGAAACAGTAGAAGATGTTGGAAAGAGAATTTTTGACGAAATCGGAATGGTTTGCTCAGGCAAGCTTACAAAAGCCGAAATACTTAAACAACATGATTTTGGAATCTGGAGAATTGGCCCAACATTTTAA
- a CDS encoding UxaA family hydrolase, protein MKEENYRTIVMRPEDSVAVALEEIPAETKLTVTLPDKKTKEIIVKETILFGHKFAIIPITGGSYIMKYGEVIGKALRDIEEGEHVHVHNLEGVRGRGDKIVGN, encoded by the coding sequence TTGAAGGAAGAAAACTATCGGACAATTGTTATGAGGCCTGAAGACAGTGTAGCTGTTGCATTAGAAGAGATACCAGCTGAAACCAAATTAACAGTTACGTTACCAGATAAGAAAACTAAGGAAATCATAGTAAAGGAAACTATACTATTTGGGCATAAATTTGCCATTATACCCATAACAGGTGGATCTTATATTATGAAATATGGGGAAGTTATTGGGAAAGCATTAAGAGATATAGAGGAAGGCGAACATGTTCATGTTCACAACTTAGAAGGTGTGAGAGGAAGAGGTGACAAAATTGTTGGAAACTAA
- a CDS encoding FadR/GntR family transcriptional regulator, with protein sequence MVKINPIKKITVTEQVMEQIASWITSNELNPGDKLPNERLLAQEFGVNRGRIRESLRALALIGLITIKPGEGSYVNKSESPIPAETIGWMYYNEIDNLDEIYAARKLIESEVFLEASKHMTDDDIIVLEKTLIELKSLSVKEKNIVDFQQLLDEFDLHMGFCSKNKIYNKLMQTIVHLRHESMLKILNIPGAWENSIEWRIKLVLAIKDHDDEKIKEAINLNFTRAKQFYRKAD encoded by the coding sequence ATGGTTAAGATAAATCCAATAAAAAAAATCACTGTTACTGAACAAGTCATGGAACAGATTGCTTCCTGGATCACATCAAATGAGTTAAATCCTGGTGATAAACTGCCTAATGAACGTTTATTAGCTCAAGAATTTGGAGTGAATCGAGGGAGAATTCGAGAATCTTTACGCGCCCTTGCCCTAATTGGATTAATAACAATTAAACCCGGTGAAGGCAGCTATGTAAATAAGAGTGAATCTCCTATTCCTGCTGAGACCATTGGCTGGATGTATTATAATGAAATAGACAATCTAGATGAAATATATGCTGCTCGAAAATTAATTGAATCCGAGGTTTTTCTTGAAGCATCTAAACACATGACTGATGATGATATAATTGTCCTAGAAAAAACGTTAATTGAATTGAAAAGTTTGTCCGTTAAAGAGAAGAACATTGTAGATTTCCAACAATTACTTGATGAATTCGATTTACACATGGGATTTTGTAGCAAAAATAAAATATATAACAAATTAATGCAAACAATTGTACATCTTCGCCATGAATCAATGTTAAAGATACTTAATATCCCTGGTGCCTGGGAAAATAGTATTGAATGGAGAATAAAACTTGTATTAGCGATTAAAGATCATGATGATGAGAAGATAAAAGAAGCTATTAATCTTAATTTTACAAGAGCAAAACAATTCTATCGAAAAGCAGATTAA